The following are from one region of the Pygocentrus nattereri isolate fPygNat1 chromosome 20, fPygNat1.pri, whole genome shotgun sequence genome:
- the imp4 gene encoding U3 small nucleolar ribonucleoprotein protein IMP4, which produces MLRREVRLRKEYLYRKAQEDRLRSIEEKKDKLKSALDENRLIPTEVRKEALQLQKLLEFDDEGGEGVSSHIDDEYKWAGVEDPKIMVTTSRDPSSRLKMFAKEVKLMFPGAQRMNRGNHEVKSLVHACKANSVTDLVIVHETRGQPDGLVVCHLPFGPTAYFTLYNVVMRHDVPDIGTMSEAFPHLIFHNFTSRLGRRVSNILKYLFPVPKEDSRRVITFANQDDFISFRHHTYKKTDHKNIELTEVGPRFDMKLYMIKLGTLENESTADVEWRHHAYTRTAKKKKFLSVE; this is translated from the exons CTTCGACGCGAGGTCCGGCTCAGGAAGGAGTACCTGTACAGGAAGGCCCAGGAGGACCGACTGCGGTCCATCGAGGAGAAGAAAGACAAGCTCAAATCTGCATTAGATG AGAACCGTCTTATACCCACTGAAGTTCGCAAAGAGGCGCTGCAGCTCCAGAAGCTGTTGGAGTTTGATGATGAGGGCGGAGAAG GTGTCAGCTCTCATATTGACGACGAATACAAGTGGGCCGGCGTGGAAGACCCTAAAATCATGGTCACAACTTCCAGAGACCCGAGCTCCAGGCTTAAGATGTTTGCCAAG GAAGTGAAGCTTATGTTTCCAGGGGCCCAACGCATGAACAGAGGAAACCATGAAGTTAAATCGTTGGTGCACGCCTGCAAGGCCAACAGCGTCACTGACCTGGTTATAGTCCACGAGACTAGAGGGCAGCCTG ACGGTTTAGTCGTGTGCCACCTTCCTTTTGGACCGACGGCATACTTCACTCTGTACAATGTGGTAATGAGACATGACGTCCCAGACATTGGCACCATGTCCGAGGCCTTCCCCCACCTCATCTTTCACAACTTCACCTCTCGTCTGGGCAGGCGG GTGTCCAACATCCTGAAGTACCTGTTTCCTGTACCCAAAGAGGACAGCAGACGTGTTATAACCTTCGCTAATCAAGACGACTTCATCTCCTTCCG ACATCACACTTACAAGAAGACTGACCACAAGAACATTGAGCTGACAGAAGTTGGACCcaggtttgacatgaaat TGTACATGATCAAGCTGGGCACTCTGGAGAATGAGAGCACAGCGGATGTGGAGTGGCGCCACCATGCGTACACGCGCACGGCCAAAAAGAAGAAGTTCTTAAGTGTGGAGTAG